Proteins encoded in a region of the Populus nigra chromosome 3, ddPopNigr1.1, whole genome shotgun sequence genome:
- the LOC133687828 gene encoding gamma-glutamylcyclotransferase 2-1-like: MVFWVFGYGSLVWNPGFEYDEKVIGFIKDYRRVFDLACIDHRGTPESPARTCTLENVEGAICWGAAYCVRGGPERERLAMEYLERRECEYDKKTLVDFYKEGEPSEPALTGVIVFTSTPDKVSNKYYLGPAPLEEMARQIATAHGPCGNNRDYLFSLERAMFVIGHEDDTVIELAKEVRRVLGTKGNGIPVEKKISGSSPAALKSHMPALQLRSLQEAVVMDS, encoded by the exons ATGGTTTTCTGGGTTTTTGGCTATGGTTCATTGGTGTGGAACCCAGGTTTTGAATATGATGAGAAAGTGATTGGCTTTATCAAGGACTACAGGCGTGTTTTTGATCTTG CTTGCATTGATCACAGAGGCACACCTGAAAGTCCTGCAAGAACTTGCACGTTGGAAAATGTTGAAGGAGCTATTTGC tGGGGAGCTGCTTATTGTGTTCGGGGAGGTCCTGAAAGGGAAAGATTGGCAATGGAG TATTTGGAAAGGAGAGAATGCGAATATGATAAAAAGACCCTCGTAGACTTTTACAAG GAAGGGGAACCCTCGGAGCCTGCTTTAACTGGAGTTATAGT TTTCACTTCCACTCCAGACAAGGTATCAAACAAGTACTACCTTGGGCCTGCCCCGTTGGAGGAAATGGCTAG GCAAATTGCAACTGCTCATGGACCATGCGGGAACAACAGAGACTATCTGTTCTCGCTTGAAAGAGCCATGTTTGTTATAG GTCATGAAGATGACACGGTGATTGAACTGGCAAAAGAGGTGAGGAGGGTTCTTGGAACTAAAGGGAATGGAATTCCCGTGGAGAAGAAGATATCTGGGTCATCCCCAGCTGCTCTCAAATCCCACATGCCAGCCCTTCAACTTCGTTCACTTCAAGAAGCAGTCGTGATGGACTCTTAA